In the genome of Brienomyrus brachyistius isolate T26 chromosome 17, BBRACH_0.4, whole genome shotgun sequence, one region contains:
- the LOC125711551 gene encoding FH2 domain-containing protein 1-like isoform X1 translates to MDVIATPPLPVPPPLLPPLPPPPPPPPPPPPPPPPLLPPPPPPPPGPGGGGLISRTALRRSRMRNFNWEAIPQQSVLGKRNIWTVQKPTDGFQLDTKRMEELFSNEEQAQKNNRLAVRKSVRGALPHSQASEVVSILGSKKNMNVGIFLKQFKRPIRDMVHDISQGNGVNFGMGKLQELCKLLPDNGEVKKLLHFSGEISLLSEADQFMVLLVKIPSYEERLRCLVLQEEFFPLMDDIDLSITTMTEAAKELLGCEDLHSVIRLVLKTGNYMNAGGYAGSAVGFRMTSLLKLADTKANKPGMNLMHYVVMQAQNIDITLLEFPGKLRNIGTAARIHKLEVEADFQREKKKVQEAKAEASKEADLQSQMEIFLERAESQLAETDSSLQALNSLVQSVAEFFCEDPSQFKLEECCAIFHSFCEKFLRAIQENRNREVTEVKKRQLARLESVTKRRSTATCSAQDKDVDGVALESLLHNFLTNHASRKKAGMHLPTNNSLTEIIKASSPGDRKVESQGKKHTTQFLSKAKDLDQNVRNSVPELTPSPSEVIPLDTVETKESGSQRMLLVDVPVPDTLDEKSHAQLSNDNKPFPKRSTSILAEVEDEEVDDKEAENLREVSRRILRYQSQGSQSSGDHGLDNSRSPSVKSVSPRRREFQEDRAQVLVDLSSNGTPRNILSPFLTSKDMPSISRRHSFSFRNTCSNSEDDVSVLPSIANRVQPSLGVIGKVKSVDGSQLLRVEKPTSQISEVSLPESEQDVFRRPSDSANHPSPSRRPSTRDANCPSSGPERRTSCQPKADSEWDSGVASSQTAHTPSSKPSKSQEKPWMEAQESSIFSSFTVFFKRFSERRKAKNDSVGNIS, encoded by the exons ATGGATGTCATAGCAACCCCACCCCTGCCAGTGCCACCTCCTCTCTTACCTCCTCTgccacctccaccaccaccacctcctccGCCGCCACCACCTCCGCCTCCCCTTCTACCTCCTCCACCACCGCCACCTCCAGGCCCAGGTGGTGGAGGTCTAATCTCACGCACTGCCCTGAGGCGCTCCAGGATGCGTAACTTCAACTGGGAGGCCATACCACAACAGAGTGTCCTGGGAAAGCGCAACATCTGGACCGTGCAGAAGCCCACGGATGGCTTCCAGCTGGATACCAAGCGCATGGAGGAGCTTTTCAGCAATGAGGAGCAGGCCCAGAAGAACAACAGGCTAGCCGTCCGCAAGAGCGTGCGGGGGGCTCTTCCCCATTCACAGGCCTCTGAGGTG GTATCCATCCTTGGCTCCAAGAAGAACATGAATGTTGGGATTTTCCTGAAGCAATTCAAGCG GCCTATAAGGGACATGGTGCACGACATCAGCCAGGGCAACGGGGTGAATTTTGGGATGGGGAAGTTGCAGGAGCTGTGCAAACTTCTGCCTGACAATGGAGAA GTGAAGAAACTGCTGCATTTCTCTGGGGAAATATCCCTGCTTTCCGAGGCCGACCAATTCATGGTGCTTTTAGTGAAGATACCCAG TTATGAGGAACGACTTCGGTGTTTAGTTCTCCAGGAGGAATTTTTTCCCCTCATGGATGATATTGACCTGTCCATCACTACTATGACCGAAGCAGCCAAAG AGCTGCTGGGCTGTGAGGACCTTCACTCTGTCATCCGGCTGGTGCTGAAGACGGGGAACTACATGAATGCC GGTGGCTATGCAGGTAGTGCTGTGGGTTTCAGGATGACCTCTCTACTTAAACTGGCAGACACCAAAGCAAACAAGCCAGGCATGAACCTCATGCATTATGTGGTGATG CAAGCACAGAACATTGACATCACCCTGTTGGAGTTTCCGGGTAAACTTAGAAACATTGGTACAGCAGCTAG AATCCATAAACTGGAAGTGGAGGCCGACTtccagagagagaaaaagaaagtTCAGGAAGCTAAGGCGGAAGCCAGCAAAGAAGCTGACCTCCAGTCACAAATGGAGATCTTTCTCGAG AGGGCAGAGTCGCAGCTCGCTGAGACAGACTCCTCTCTTCAAGCCCTTAACTCACTGGTTCAGTCCGTGGCCGAGTTCTTCTGTGAGGATCCCAGCCAGTTTAAACTGGAAGAGTGCTGTGCTATCTTTCACTCTTTCTGCGAGAAGTTCCTACGAGCCATCCAG GAGAATAGGAATAGAGAGGTGACAGAGGTGAAGAAGAGGCAACTTGCGAGGCTGGAGAGCGTCACCAAGCGCCGCTCCACCGCCACCTGCTCTGCTCAGGACAAGGATGTTGATGGTGTGGCACTGGAGTCCCTCCTGCATAATTTCCTGACCAATCATGCTTCAAGGAAGAAAGCTGGAATGCATTTGCCCACCAACAACAGTTTAACTGAAATAATTAAGGCCAGCTCACCTGGAGACAGAAAAGTGGAGTCACAAGGCAAGAAACACACTACACAGTTCTTATCCAAGGCTAAGGATTTGGACCAAAATGTGCGAAATTCAGTTCCAGAGCTGACTCCAAGTCCTTCAGAGGTTATACCCCTGGACACAGTTGAAACAAAAGAGAGTGGCTCTCAGAGGATGTTGTTGGTTGATGTGCCAGTTCCTGATACGCTTGATGAGAAATCTCATGCACAGCTGTCAAATGACAATAAGCCTTTTCCCAAAAGATCCACCTCTATTTTGGCTGAggtggaggatgaggaggtggaCGATAAGGAAGCAGAGAACCTCAGAGAGGTTTCCCGTAGGATCCTTCGCTACCAGAGCCAAGGCAGCCAGTCATCTGGAGATCACGGTCTAGATAATTCACGGTCACCAAGTGTAAAGAGCGTATCCCCTCGCCGTCGGGAGTTCCAGGAGGACAGAGCCCAGGTTCTGGTGGACCTGTCGAGCAATGGCACACCGAGGAACATCCTCAGCCCTTTCCTAACATCTAAGGACATGCCCAGCATCTCTCGTCGTCATAGCTTTTCTTTCCGCAACACATGCAGCAACAGTGAAGATGATGTGTCTGTCCTTCCAAGTATTGCAAATAGAGTCCAGCCTTCTCTTGGCGTGATAGGCAAAGTGAAGTCCGTAGATGGCAGTCAGCTATTGAGAGTGGAGAAGCCCACTAGCCAAATATCAGAAGTATCACTCCCTGAGTCAGAACAGGATGTGTTTCGAAGGCCTTCGGACAGTGCAAACCATCCCAGTCCCTCAAGACGTCCAAGCACTCGTGATGCGAACTGTCCCTCATCAGGGCCGGAACGACGgacttcctgccagccaaaggcAGACTCTGAATGGGACAGTGGGGTGGCATCTAGCCAGACAGCACACACTCCTTCATCCAAACCCTCCAAGTCTCAGGAGAAGCCATGGATGGAAGCACAGGAAAGCTCTATCTTCTCCTCCTTCACAGTCTTCTTCAAGCGATTCAGTGAGCGAAGAAAAGCCAAAAATGACTCTGTTGGTAACATCTCCTGA
- the LOC125711551 gene encoding FH2 domain-containing protein 1-like isoform X2: MASAVHLLKVSILGSKKNMNVGIFLKQFKRPIRDMVHDISQGNGVNFGMGKLQELCKLLPDNGEVKKLLHFSGEISLLSEADQFMVLLVKIPSYEERLRCLVLQEEFFPLMDDIDLSITTMTEAAKELLGCEDLHSVIRLVLKTGNYMNAGGYAGSAVGFRMTSLLKLADTKANKPGMNLMHYVVMQAQNIDITLLEFPGKLRNIGTAARIHKLEVEADFQREKKKVQEAKAEASKEADLQSQMEIFLERAESQLAETDSSLQALNSLVQSVAEFFCEDPSQFKLEECCAIFHSFCEKFLRAIQENRNREVTEVKKRQLARLESVTKRRSTATCSAQDKDVDGVALESLLHNFLTNHASRKKAGMHLPTNNSLTEIIKASSPGDRKVESQGKKHTTQFLSKAKDLDQNVRNSVPELTPSPSEVIPLDTVETKESGSQRMLLVDVPVPDTLDEKSHAQLSNDNKPFPKRSTSILAEVEDEEVDDKEAENLREVSRRILRYQSQGSQSSGDHGLDNSRSPSVKSVSPRRREFQEDRAQVLVDLSSNGTPRNILSPFLTSKDMPSISRRHSFSFRNTCSNSEDDVSVLPSIANRVQPSLGVIGKVKSVDGSQLLRVEKPTSQISEVSLPESEQDVFRRPSDSANHPSPSRRPSTRDANCPSSGPERRTSCQPKADSEWDSGVASSQTAHTPSSKPSKSQEKPWMEAQESSIFSSFTVFFKRFSERRKAKNDSVGNIS; this comes from the exons ATGGCTTCAGCGGTTCATTTACTGAAG GTATCCATCCTTGGCTCCAAGAAGAACATGAATGTTGGGATTTTCCTGAAGCAATTCAAGCG GCCTATAAGGGACATGGTGCACGACATCAGCCAGGGCAACGGGGTGAATTTTGGGATGGGGAAGTTGCAGGAGCTGTGCAAACTTCTGCCTGACAATGGAGAA GTGAAGAAACTGCTGCATTTCTCTGGGGAAATATCCCTGCTTTCCGAGGCCGACCAATTCATGGTGCTTTTAGTGAAGATACCCAG TTATGAGGAACGACTTCGGTGTTTAGTTCTCCAGGAGGAATTTTTTCCCCTCATGGATGATATTGACCTGTCCATCACTACTATGACCGAAGCAGCCAAAG AGCTGCTGGGCTGTGAGGACCTTCACTCTGTCATCCGGCTGGTGCTGAAGACGGGGAACTACATGAATGCC GGTGGCTATGCAGGTAGTGCTGTGGGTTTCAGGATGACCTCTCTACTTAAACTGGCAGACACCAAAGCAAACAAGCCAGGCATGAACCTCATGCATTATGTGGTGATG CAAGCACAGAACATTGACATCACCCTGTTGGAGTTTCCGGGTAAACTTAGAAACATTGGTACAGCAGCTAG AATCCATAAACTGGAAGTGGAGGCCGACTtccagagagagaaaaagaaagtTCAGGAAGCTAAGGCGGAAGCCAGCAAAGAAGCTGACCTCCAGTCACAAATGGAGATCTTTCTCGAG AGGGCAGAGTCGCAGCTCGCTGAGACAGACTCCTCTCTTCAAGCCCTTAACTCACTGGTTCAGTCCGTGGCCGAGTTCTTCTGTGAGGATCCCAGCCAGTTTAAACTGGAAGAGTGCTGTGCTATCTTTCACTCTTTCTGCGAGAAGTTCCTACGAGCCATCCAG GAGAATAGGAATAGAGAGGTGACAGAGGTGAAGAAGAGGCAACTTGCGAGGCTGGAGAGCGTCACCAAGCGCCGCTCCACCGCCACCTGCTCTGCTCAGGACAAGGATGTTGATGGTGTGGCACTGGAGTCCCTCCTGCATAATTTCCTGACCAATCATGCTTCAAGGAAGAAAGCTGGAATGCATTTGCCCACCAACAACAGTTTAACTGAAATAATTAAGGCCAGCTCACCTGGAGACAGAAAAGTGGAGTCACAAGGCAAGAAACACACTACACAGTTCTTATCCAAGGCTAAGGATTTGGACCAAAATGTGCGAAATTCAGTTCCAGAGCTGACTCCAAGTCCTTCAGAGGTTATACCCCTGGACACAGTTGAAACAAAAGAGAGTGGCTCTCAGAGGATGTTGTTGGTTGATGTGCCAGTTCCTGATACGCTTGATGAGAAATCTCATGCACAGCTGTCAAATGACAATAAGCCTTTTCCCAAAAGATCCACCTCTATTTTGGCTGAggtggaggatgaggaggtggaCGATAAGGAAGCAGAGAACCTCAGAGAGGTTTCCCGTAGGATCCTTCGCTACCAGAGCCAAGGCAGCCAGTCATCTGGAGATCACGGTCTAGATAATTCACGGTCACCAAGTGTAAAGAGCGTATCCCCTCGCCGTCGGGAGTTCCAGGAGGACAGAGCCCAGGTTCTGGTGGACCTGTCGAGCAATGGCACACCGAGGAACATCCTCAGCCCTTTCCTAACATCTAAGGACATGCCCAGCATCTCTCGTCGTCATAGCTTTTCTTTCCGCAACACATGCAGCAACAGTGAAGATGATGTGTCTGTCCTTCCAAGTATTGCAAATAGAGTCCAGCCTTCTCTTGGCGTGATAGGCAAAGTGAAGTCCGTAGATGGCAGTCAGCTATTGAGAGTGGAGAAGCCCACTAGCCAAATATCAGAAGTATCACTCCCTGAGTCAGAACAGGATGTGTTTCGAAGGCCTTCGGACAGTGCAAACCATCCCAGTCCCTCAAGACGTCCAAGCACTCGTGATGCGAACTGTCCCTCATCAGGGCCGGAACGACGgacttcctgccagccaaaggcAGACTCTGAATGGGACAGTGGGGTGGCATCTAGCCAGACAGCACACACTCCTTCATCCAAACCCTCCAAGTCTCAGGAGAAGCCATGGATGGAAGCACAGGAAAGCTCTATCTTCTCCTCCTTCACAGTCTTCTTCAAGCGATTCAGTGAGCGAAGAAAAGCCAAAAATGACTCTGTTGGTAACATCTCCTGA